In Streptomyces ambofaciens ATCC 23877, a single genomic region encodes these proteins:
- the serS gene encoding serine--tRNA ligase, giving the protein MHDARALIEMGAEAVRRLARRGYSLDLSELESLQSRRNQNIRSADELRAESKRVASEVQQTAKQGGDISKLKERARELKDQIRDIEAGQVQVEEQLRDLLLSIPNLPDDAAPDGDSEDFAVEIRRVGTPPAFPFEPKDHVDLGEAIGILDFARATKLSGPRFAVSRGAGAALERALATLFLDLHTRRHGYVEHAVPYLVTRKTMTGTGQLPKFEEDLFKTGVADRELFLIPTAEVPLTNLYADEIIPPAELPLALTAHTPCFRSEAGSYGRDTRGLIRQHQFAKVEIVQMVDPADADATLETMVGHAEACLKELGLAYRVVKLAAGDTGFSAQLTYDIEVWIPSQNTYREISSVSNFGTFQARRANIRTRGEGGKPKLVATLNGSGLPVGRTLAALLEQCQQQDGSIVLPESLIPYLGFRRISADGTPEA; this is encoded by the coding sequence ATGCATGATGCCCGCGCCCTAATCGAAATGGGTGCCGAAGCGGTTCGTCGGCTCGCTCGTCGCGGTTACTCTCTGGACCTGTCCGAGCTGGAGTCCCTCCAGTCTCGGCGCAACCAGAACATCCGCTCGGCCGACGAGCTGCGGGCTGAGTCCAAGCGGGTGGCGAGTGAGGTCCAGCAGACGGCCAAACAGGGCGGCGACATCTCCAAGCTGAAGGAGCGCGCCCGCGAGCTCAAGGACCAGATCCGGGACATCGAGGCCGGGCAGGTGCAGGTCGAGGAACAGCTCCGCGACCTCCTCCTCAGCATCCCGAACCTGCCGGACGACGCGGCCCCGGACGGCGACTCCGAGGACTTCGCGGTCGAGATCCGGCGGGTCGGCACTCCTCCGGCTTTCCCGTTCGAGCCGAAGGACCACGTCGACCTCGGTGAGGCCATCGGCATCCTCGACTTCGCTCGGGCGACGAAGCTGTCCGGCCCGCGCTTCGCGGTCTCGCGTGGCGCCGGAGCAGCGCTGGAACGTGCCCTGGCCACGCTCTTCCTCGACCTGCACACCCGTCGGCACGGGTACGTCGAGCACGCGGTCCCGTACCTGGTCACCCGCAAGACGATGACCGGCACGGGGCAGCTGCCGAAGTTCGAGGAGGACCTGTTCAAGACCGGCGTCGCCGACCGCGAGCTGTTCCTGATCCCGACGGCCGAGGTGCCGCTGACCAACCTCTACGCCGACGAGATCATCCCTCCGGCCGAGCTGCCGCTGGCGCTCACCGCGCACACGCCGTGCTTCCGGTCCGAAGCGGGCTCGTACGGCCGCGACACCCGGGGGCTGATCCGTCAGCATCAGTTCGCCAAGGTCGAGATCGTCCAGATGGTCGACCCGGCGGACGCGGACGCCACGCTGGAGACGATGGTCGGCCACGCTGAGGCGTGCCTGAAGGAACTCGGCCTCGCCTACCGCGTCGTCAAGCTGGCTGCCGGTGACACTGGCTTCTCCGCCCAGCTCACGTACGACATCGAAGTCTGGATCCCGAGCCAGAACACGTACCGAGAGATCTCCTCGGTCTCCAACTTCGGCACCTTCCAGGCCCGCCGGGCGAACATCCGGACCCGCGGTGAGGGCGGCAAGCCCAAGCTCGTCGCCACACTCAACGGCTCCGGCCTCCCCGTCGGCCGCACCCTGGCCGCTCTCCTCGAGCAGTGCCAGCAACAGGACGGCTCCATCGTCCTGCCCGAATCGCTCATCCCGTACCTCGGCTTCCGCCGTATCTCGGCGGACGGAACACCGGAGGCATAA
- a CDS encoding glycosyl transferase: MLVGVCDFPGSYAFPPAGYGGIERWLWAVAVGARAAGADVHLLGPGWLTDLENDWVRRPVRLEDITAGSLVERELRDSAYDLLVVGHEYPSLPAWTRTWSELDCDVATFQHSPVFQHTNAAFDGRRSRLYCYSPEMIERYAGHRPIPELAVHLGLREEEPPATAGTDLVWLGRIDEDKVPHIAVRAAQILGRRIRIVGPVFDKEYVRRHEDLFGAEHVEWVGELGGTAKTAAIAEASVFVYTYARAYVEAGAAVFGESLRGGTPMAALTWREGTCAQAALCNETGGVAVVDPLEDDETAAQRLADSIQQAEDLDHRRVQAIGMQRFDPVRHFQTMATRPC; encoded by the coding sequence GTGCTCGTCGGCGTCTGCGACTTCCCTGGTAGCTACGCCTTCCCACCCGCCGGCTACGGCGGGATCGAACGATGGCTGTGGGCGGTCGCCGTAGGCGCCCGAGCCGCAGGCGCCGACGTACACCTTCTTGGGCCGGGCTGGCTCACGGATCTGGAGAACGACTGGGTCCGTCGGCCGGTCCGCCTAGAGGACATCACCGCCGGATCGCTCGTCGAGCGCGAGCTGCGCGACAGTGCGTACGACCTCCTGGTCGTGGGCCACGAGTACCCCTCGCTTCCGGCCTGGACCCGCACGTGGAGCGAGCTGGACTGCGACGTCGCCACGTTTCAGCACTCGCCGGTCTTCCAACACACCAACGCTGCCTTCGACGGTCGGCGGTCGCGGCTCTACTGCTACTCGCCCGAGATGATTGAGCGCTACGCCGGCCACCGGCCGATCCCCGAGCTCGCCGTTCACCTCGGCCTCCGCGAGGAGGAGCCTCCAGCCACCGCTGGCACCGACCTCGTCTGGCTCGGCCGGATCGACGAGGACAAGGTCCCGCACATCGCCGTGCGGGCGGCACAGATCCTTGGCCGCCGGATCCGAATCGTTGGTCCGGTCTTCGACAAGGAATATGTGCGCCGCCACGAGGACCTCTTCGGCGCTGAACACGTGGAGTGGGTCGGGGAACTCGGCGGCACCGCCAAGACGGCCGCAATCGCCGAGGCGTCTGTCTTCGTCTATACGTACGCCCGTGCGTACGTGGAGGCCGGTGCCGCTGTCTTCGGTGAATCTCTTCGTGGTGGCACCCCAATGGCGGCTCTGACCTGGCGGGAAGGGACATGCGCCCAGGCGGCCCTGTGCAACGAGACCGGTGGGGTCGCCGTCGTCGACCCGCTGGAGGACGATGAGACGGCGGCGCAAAGGCTCGCCGACTCGATCCAGCAGGCGGAAGACCTCGACCACCGCCGGGTCCAGGCCATTGGGATGCAGCGCTTCGACCCGGTCCGCCATTTCCAGACGATGGCGACGCGACCGTGCTGA
- a CDS encoding Shedu anti-phage system protein SduA domain-containing protein, whose product MTETNWQLVADALGHLYAGPTAEQHAIADELKFPLAPGTPTPVAAALLRAHLAKPLRLREHPPIDEPEYDYLARVATETNLHVPVLEEIGSRDLLDAWLEVAWARRTVHHLERLRPEVGDIAITVRRRKPEEDRYGQISSISLSGQLNFRGGLGRRAWPHTVKRVAKVSDADHGELLTRAREEVAAEDQHPERVTKRELALLDNWKVPRRSSLADCRALQEALDSATEERPMQVVLENHPALLANMITGNHGVWVRPQVRLGDQYVSDFLIASETSAGMRWHLVELECPTARITNAGNRRESPTLRHAIEQIQDWREWLKTNLLAAREKLPGITMDARGLIIMGREDGTDRAREIRDGRSANDRIEVRTYDWLLRAARRADSMARGLLDEETGDLDLDW is encoded by the coding sequence GTGACTGAGACCAATTGGCAGCTGGTCGCGGATGCGCTTGGCCATCTGTACGCCGGACCGACCGCAGAGCAGCATGCCATCGCCGACGAATTGAAGTTTCCCCTGGCGCCGGGCACACCCACCCCAGTCGCTGCCGCCCTGCTCCGCGCTCACCTAGCAAAACCGCTGCGCCTGCGAGAGCACCCGCCGATCGACGAGCCGGAGTACGACTATCTCGCCCGCGTAGCAACGGAGACGAACCTGCACGTCCCAGTCCTCGAAGAGATAGGCAGCCGGGATCTTCTGGACGCGTGGCTCGAAGTCGCCTGGGCACGGCGAACGGTCCACCACCTCGAACGCTTACGCCCCGAGGTGGGTGATATCGCGATCACCGTGAGGAGAAGAAAGCCCGAGGAGGACCGGTACGGGCAGATCAGCTCGATCAGCCTCAGCGGCCAGCTGAACTTCCGCGGTGGTCTCGGCAGAAGAGCGTGGCCCCACACCGTCAAGCGCGTCGCGAAGGTCAGCGACGCCGACCATGGCGAACTTCTCACCAGGGCTCGTGAGGAGGTCGCCGCCGAGGACCAGCACCCTGAGCGTGTCACCAAACGAGAGCTCGCGCTGCTTGACAACTGGAAGGTCCCACGTCGCTCCTCGCTGGCGGACTGTCGAGCTCTCCAAGAGGCCCTGGACAGCGCCACCGAGGAACGGCCGATGCAGGTTGTTCTGGAGAACCACCCAGCACTCCTTGCCAACATGATCACGGGCAACCACGGGGTATGGGTCCGACCGCAGGTTCGTCTGGGCGACCAGTACGTCTCGGACTTCCTCATCGCCAGTGAGACCTCGGCAGGGATGCGCTGGCACCTCGTCGAACTCGAATGCCCCACAGCGCGGATCACCAACGCTGGAAACCGACGCGAATCTCCCACACTGCGCCATGCCATCGAACAGATCCAGGACTGGCGAGAGTGGCTGAAGACCAATCTCCTGGCCGCCCGGGAAAAGCTCCCAGGCATCACCATGGACGCACGCGGACTCATCATTATGGGACGGGAGGACGGGACGGACAGAGCCCGCGAGATCCGGGATGGCCGGTCCGCCAATGACCGGATCGAGGTCCGGACGTATGACTGGCTCCTACGCGCCGCCCGTCGCGCCGACTCTATGGCCCGGGGCCTGCTCGACGAGGAAACCGGAGACCTTGACCTGGACTGGTGA
- a CDS encoding relaxase/mobilization nuclease domain-containing protein, producing the protein MIANIVKPGNHTYGVLAYLFDKGRANEHTDQHIVSSWDDFGPDPGPWDSPGHKQRLGQLTQALDLRVKQAGDKAPEGHVWHCSIRAAPEDRILTDAEWATIARRVLHATGIAPDGDPDGCRWVAVRHAEDHIHIVATKVRGDLRPPRNWNDYRRAMNELTAVEEDFGLTRVARGPEAAAGTSAVKRSTRAEEEKAKRLGHDKTARERLRHAVRTALSHAKDLDEFFNLLADAGLQVETRTLPSGDLQGYKVALPDDGTPIWFSGSSLATDLSLPQVRQRLAAAEAQPTAASSARPHRPSPWHVATAAAERIPHHLARADDGAVQAHLTVFGEVLYALPAHAPVRLQAELHRAAAAFEHAAHTRARADHQHARALRGALKAMRYQHTDHTGLAILLDAAILVVLAVQRHSALHHHDRQVAAARQTLTRLQAAYDEIAPTSLAVLAGRRPSKGTVHRYARTLHEVLPSHAGQILTETAWPALTATLAAAEAAGHNPATVLQQAAQHRPLEDAKSASEVLVWRIQRLGNRHAPGPGARTAQARRLRTQAAPQTDSGLPGAFTPPTSHAGRPR; encoded by the coding sequence GTGATCGCGAACATCGTCAAGCCGGGCAACCACACGTATGGCGTGCTGGCCTACCTCTTCGACAAAGGCCGCGCCAACGAACACACCGACCAGCACATCGTCTCCTCCTGGGACGACTTCGGCCCCGACCCCGGCCCCTGGGACAGCCCTGGCCACAAGCAAAGGCTCGGCCAGCTCACCCAGGCCCTGGATCTGCGGGTCAAGCAAGCCGGCGACAAGGCACCTGAGGGACACGTGTGGCACTGCTCGATCCGCGCCGCGCCCGAGGACCGCATCCTCACCGACGCCGAGTGGGCCACCATCGCCCGGCGCGTGCTGCACGCGACCGGCATCGCACCCGACGGCGATCCGGACGGCTGCCGGTGGGTTGCTGTGCGTCACGCGGAGGACCACATCCACATCGTCGCCACCAAGGTGCGCGGTGATCTGCGCCCGCCGCGGAACTGGAACGACTACCGCCGCGCCATGAACGAACTCACAGCCGTCGAGGAAGACTTCGGCCTCACCCGGGTTGCACGTGGTCCCGAAGCTGCTGCTGGCACCTCGGCGGTGAAGCGCTCCACCCGGGCCGAGGAGGAGAAGGCCAAGCGACTGGGCCACGACAAGACCGCGCGTGAGCGGCTGCGGCACGCCGTGCGTACCGCACTGTCCCACGCGAAGGATCTGGATGAGTTCTTCAACCTGCTCGCCGATGCCGGCCTTCAGGTCGAGACCCGCACCCTGCCCTCCGGTGACCTTCAGGGCTACAAGGTCGCTCTGCCCGACGACGGCACGCCCATCTGGTTCTCCGGCTCCAGCCTCGCCACCGACCTGTCCCTCCCCCAGGTCCGACAGCGCCTTGCCGCCGCCGAGGCACAGCCCACCGCAGCCTCATCAGCTCGCCCTCACCGCCCCAGCCCGTGGCACGTGGCCACCGCTGCCGCCGAACGCATCCCCCACCACCTCGCCCGCGCCGACGACGGCGCCGTTCAGGCCCACCTGACCGTCTTCGGCGAAGTCCTCTACGCGCTACCCGCCCATGCTCCTGTCCGACTCCAGGCCGAACTCCACCGTGCGGCTGCCGCCTTCGAACACGCCGCCCATACCCGCGCCCGCGCCGATCACCAGCACGCCCGCGCACTGCGTGGCGCGCTGAAGGCCATGCGCTACCAGCACACGGACCACACCGGGCTCGCCATACTCTTGGACGCCGCGATCCTCGTCGTCCTCGCAGTCCAGCGCCACAGCGCACTGCACCACCACGACCGGCAGGTGGCCGCCGCCCGGCAAACGCTCACCCGACTGCAAGCCGCCTACGACGAGATAGCCCCCACCAGCCTCGCCGTACTCGCTGGGCGCCGCCCTTCCAAGGGCACCGTCCACCGGTACGCCCGCACCCTGCACGAGGTCCTGCCCTCCCATGCCGGACAGATCCTCACCGAGACTGCCTGGCCCGCACTCACCGCCACCCTCGCTGCCGCCGAAGCCGCTGGCCACAACCCGGCCACCGTCCTCCAGCAGGCAGCCCAGCACCGCCCCTTGGAGGATGCCAAGTCAGCATCCGAAGTCCTCGTCTGGCGCATCCAACGCCTCGGCAACCGGCACGCACCCGGCCCCGGCGCACGAACCGCGCAGGCCCGCCGCCTTCGCACTCAGGCCGCCCCACAGACCGATTCAGGGCTCCCGGGCGCGTTCACGCCGCCCACATCCCACGCCGGACGCCCGCGCTGA
- a CDS encoding MobC family plasmid mobilization relaxosome protein: MHDSHNELPTPQEEMITGLDSAASNGDGPSIGRSIADPSAPGVAEEQLRHEGVPEQERVVAGEQPRDPSVGATQRAPYRRANLDAQRSEHVTARFAPHEKHDIQSSAKTAHVTMARYIADATMARVRGEITVAAERTVYDDAVDELAAMRAQIARIGNNVNQIARRLNADGDPHPVDAAILHRADRLLTTVHDTIRAIDDAAFRAAGQKWAV; this comes from the coding sequence ATGCACGACTCGCACAACGAACTCCCCACTCCCCAGGAGGAGATGATCACCGGCCTCGACAGCGCAGCAAGCAATGGCGATGGACCGTCCATAGGCCGGTCCATCGCGGACCCCTCCGCCCCGGGGGTGGCGGAGGAGCAGCTCCGGCACGAGGGCGTGCCGGAACAGGAGCGAGTGGTCGCCGGCGAGCAGCCGCGCGATCCCTCCGTTGGGGCCACGCAGCGTGCGCCGTACCGCCGCGCGAACCTCGATGCGCAGCGCTCCGAGCACGTCACCGCGCGCTTCGCGCCGCACGAGAAGCACGACATCCAGTCGTCGGCGAAGACCGCTCACGTGACCATGGCCCGCTACATTGCTGACGCCACCATGGCTCGCGTCCGCGGTGAGATCACCGTCGCTGCCGAGCGCACGGTCTACGACGATGCGGTCGACGAGCTCGCCGCTATGCGGGCGCAGATCGCCCGGATCGGCAACAACGTCAACCAGATCGCCCGCCGCCTCAATGCGGACGGCGATCCACACCCTGTGGACGCCGCGATCCTCCACCGGGCGGACCGCCTGCTCACCACCGTCCACGACACGATCCGGGCAATCGACGACGCCGCCTTCCGGGCAGCCGGGCAGAAGTGGGCGGTCTGA
- a CDS encoding ATP-binding protein: MTATLTRAPQPVGAITDRLNTILTNRGIDPTTTAAHEPPPETVTALELADARISARYRRALADHPQITAWADQIARAGRPGPSGPGIAEGPSLLIAGPTGTGKTHQAYGAVRALLTRGVRLRWEATTSADLHARLRPRAGHDAERDLQTLARCPLLLLDDLGTAKTSEWTEELTYRLINHRYEHMLPTLITTNLPTAELRTALGDRVASRLAEMTERVILTGPDRRRTSPTA; the protein is encoded by the coding sequence CTGACCGCCACCCTCACCCGCGCACCCCAGCCCGTCGGCGCGATCACCGACCGGCTCAACACGATCCTCACCAACCGCGGCATCGACCCCACCACAACTGCCGCCCACGAGCCGCCGCCCGAGACCGTCACCGCCCTGGAACTCGCCGACGCCCGCATCTCCGCCCGCTATCGCCGCGCCCTGGCCGACCACCCCCAGATCACCGCCTGGGCCGACCAGATCGCCCGCGCCGGGCGCCCCGGCCCGAGCGGACCCGGCATCGCCGAGGGCCCCTCGCTGCTGATCGCCGGTCCCACCGGCACGGGCAAGACCCACCAGGCGTACGGCGCCGTACGCGCCCTCCTCACCCGGGGCGTCCGCCTGCGCTGGGAGGCCACCACCTCCGCCGACTTGCACGCGCGCCTCCGCCCCCGCGCCGGCCACGACGCCGAACGGGACCTGCAGACGCTGGCCCGCTGCCCGCTGCTGCTCCTGGACGACCTCGGCACGGCCAAGACCAGCGAGTGGACCGAGGAGCTGACCTACCGGCTGATCAACCACCGGTACGAGCACATGCTCCCCACCCTCATCACCACCAACCTCCCCACCGCCGAGCTGCGCACCGCGCTCGGCGACCGCGTCGCCTCCCGCCTCGCCGAGATGACCGAGCGGGTCATCCTCACCGGACCCGACCGCCGCCGTACCTCGCCCACCGCCTGA
- a CDS encoding helix-turn-helix domain-containing protein, whose amino-acid sequence MGLGGGREQNRKARSAVDQIVARTAEPEASHRQAVDEPQTGKLQHNTPRQSHDRHTVPRPFPTFREPHLGERRERNIDHDRRLPKPANAPFNWSHVPTLTGSRTCRNSGARTIEILRTERGLSQRQLADRVTALGHPMSNTMLSRIERAQRRCDADDLVAISEALLVSPLVLLQRPTAT is encoded by the coding sequence ATGGGGCTCGGTGGCGGGCGGGAGCAAAACCGTAAGGCACGATCCGCTGTTGACCAAATAGTTGCCCGAACTGCAGAGCCAGAAGCATCACATCGGCAAGCCGTTGACGAGCCGCAGACGGGGAAGCTACAACACAACACCCCACGTCAAAGCCATGATCGGCACACTGTTCCGCGCCCCTTCCCGACCTTCCGGGAACCGCATCTCGGCGAACGACGCGAGCGCAACATAGACCATGATCGCCGGTTACCCAAACCGGCGAATGCACCTTTCAATTGGAGTCATGTCCCCACGCTCACTGGAAGTCGGACCTGCAGGAATTCAGGCGCCCGCACCATCGAAATCCTCCGAACCGAACGCGGCCTGTCACAACGCCAGTTGGCCGACCGCGTCACCGCCCTCGGCCACCCGATGTCCAACACCATGCTGTCCCGCATCGAACGCGCCCAACGACGATGTGATGCAGACGACCTCGTCGCGATCTCCGAAGCCCTCCTCGTCTCGCCTCTCGTGCTGCTGCAGAGGCCGACCGCCACGTGA
- a CDS encoding helix-turn-helix domain-containing protein translates to MPPALVRRLPGTEGGAPLPRLYRPEEIAEALGCSAWWVKDRARRGLIPHTRVGRAYRFTAVHLAEIVRLHEERPKRSDSSVSASRAATSPPAVRTRAARPPGPTTASTPGRLRARPPRRTQYETVA, encoded by the coding sequence ATACCCCCTGCCCTCGTACGACGCCTTCCCGGCACAGAGGGCGGAGCCCCCTTGCCCCGCCTCTACCGTCCTGAAGAAATCGCCGAAGCCCTCGGCTGTTCCGCCTGGTGGGTCAAGGACCGGGCCCGACGCGGACTCATCCCGCACACCCGCGTCGGCCGCGCCTACCGCTTCACCGCCGTGCACCTCGCCGAGATCGTCCGCCTCCACGAAGAGCGCCCGAAGCGATCCGACAGCAGCGTGTCGGCGAGTCGGGCAGCGACAAGTCCTCCCGCGGTACGAACTCGTGCCGCCCGGCCTCCTGGGCCGACTACGGCCTCGACGCCGGGGCGTCTGCGGGCTCGACCGCCGCGCCGTACCCAGTACGAGACCGTCGCGTAG
- a CDS encoding LacI family DNA-binding transcriptional regulator: protein MGFAEKRGNYWRGRYKTEPGKHLTVVDGNGKAIRFATKGEAQRAASEAENKYRRGDWRDPALGQETFGEYANRWYETQDLAASTMQNYKRHIEEHLLPDFEDKALVGILRTDVALWEKKEKAVYAASSVKTWRSTLHLIFEDAIDEGLITSNPAARRRGRGKRAGRSRDRGPEKVVTDPLGILLTAERAALLSGRDDEFVAVVLKGYTGMRWGEIVGLETEFVRPGAFRVEWQLYELDTGELVRCPPKDDSYRTIDSMDWLSALVFNHVARTKPAPCSCHGRTYVFRGLGAARTGGHQGAKLVDVARFAGVSTGTVSNVLNHPDRVREDTRVRVEQAIADLGFVRGGTTTEHAAHWRRNGFGTWLFTPAVSGWYPKKAPQEARPVPILGEPWPGIPARGRGASQRADACWLPIAKGLTPHGLRHTHRTMMEDLGTEKVLMDERMGHIDGSVSARYAHVPLGMRKRLMLGLTEQWEMALDARLARRPTSPVRVLDDLLRAR, encoded by the coding sequence TTGGGTTTCGCGGAGAAGCGCGGAAACTACTGGCGCGGCCGGTACAAGACCGAGCCCGGCAAGCACCTCACGGTGGTCGACGGCAACGGCAAGGCGATCCGGTTCGCAACCAAGGGAGAGGCCCAGCGCGCCGCGAGCGAGGCCGAGAACAAGTACCGGCGCGGCGACTGGCGCGACCCTGCACTCGGCCAGGAGACCTTCGGCGAGTACGCGAACCGCTGGTACGAAACCCAGGACCTGGCCGCCTCGACCATGCAGAACTACAAGCGCCACATCGAGGAGCACCTGCTCCCCGACTTCGAGGACAAGGCGCTTGTCGGCATCCTGCGCACGGACGTCGCCCTGTGGGAGAAGAAGGAGAAGGCCGTCTACGCGGCCTCCAGCGTCAAGACCTGGCGCTCGACGCTCCACCTGATCTTCGAGGACGCGATCGACGAGGGCCTGATCACCTCGAACCCGGCTGCTAGACGGCGCGGACGCGGCAAGCGCGCCGGCCGTTCCCGCGACCGTGGCCCGGAGAAGGTGGTCACTGACCCGCTCGGCATCCTGCTGACCGCGGAGCGCGCTGCCTTGCTCTCCGGCCGTGACGACGAGTTCGTCGCCGTCGTCCTCAAGGGCTACACCGGCATGCGCTGGGGCGAAATCGTCGGCCTGGAAACGGAGTTCGTCCGCCCCGGTGCCTTCCGCGTCGAGTGGCAGCTCTATGAGCTGGACACCGGCGAACTGGTGCGCTGCCCGCCCAAGGACGACAGCTACCGCACCATCGACTCGATGGACTGGCTGTCCGCCCTGGTCTTCAACCACGTCGCCCGCACGAAGCCGGCGCCCTGCTCATGCCACGGCAGGACCTACGTCTTCCGGGGGCTGGGAGCCGCTCGCACCGGTGGCCACCAGGGCGCGAAGCTCGTTGACGTCGCACGCTTCGCAGGGGTGTCCACGGGGACAGTGTCCAACGTCCTCAACCACCCCGACCGCGTGCGGGAGGACACCCGCGTCCGCGTCGAGCAGGCGATCGCCGACCTCGGTTTCGTGCGGGGCGGCACGACCACTGAGCACGCGGCCCACTGGCGCAGGAACGGCTTCGGCACCTGGCTGTTCACCCCGGCGGTCTCCGGCTGGTACCCGAAGAAGGCACCGCAGGAGGCCCGACCGGTGCCGATCCTCGGTGAGCCGTGGCCCGGTATCCCGGCACGCGGGCGCGGCGCGAGTCAGCGGGCCGACGCCTGCTGGCTCCCGATCGCCAAGGGCCTCACACCCCACGGCCTACGCCACACTCACCGCACGATGATGGAGGACCTCGGCACTGAGAAGGTCCTCATGGACGAGCGCATGGGCCACATCGACGGCTCGGTCTCGGCGCGCTATGCCCACGTCCCACTGGGCATGCGCAAGCGCCTCATGCTCGGTCTCACCGAGCAGTGGGAGATGGCACTCGACGCTCGCCTCGCGAGGCGCCCGACGTCACCGGTGCGTGTGCTGGATGATCTACTGCGCGCACGCTAG
- a CDS encoding NUDIX hydrolase codes for MLLYMSQPQEATSPPLHSVSVAGVVVREDGRLLAIRRADNGTWELPGGVLELDETPETGVAREVWEETGIRVEVDELTGVYKNTTRGIVALVFRCKPSGGVERTSSESTAVSWLTPDEVSERMAEVYAIRLLDALDGAGPHVRSHDGKHLIPAG; via the coding sequence ATGCTCCTGTACATGAGTCAACCACAGGAAGCCACGTCGCCGCCGCTGCACTCCGTATCCGTTGCTGGAGTGGTGGTGCGCGAAGACGGGCGTCTCCTGGCGATCCGCCGAGCCGACAACGGCACCTGGGAGCTCCCCGGCGGTGTACTCGAACTGGACGAGACCCCGGAGACCGGCGTAGCCCGCGAAGTCTGGGAAGAGACAGGCATCCGCGTCGAGGTCGACGAGCTCACCGGCGTCTACAAGAACACCACCCGAGGCATCGTGGCCCTGGTCTTCCGGTGCAAGCCGTCCGGCGGGGTCGAGCGCACGTCCAGCGAGTCGACGGCTGTCTCGTGGCTCACGCCCGACGAAGTCAGCGAGCGCATGGCCGAGGTCTACGCGATCAGGCTCTTGGACGCCCTAGACGGAGCTGGTCCCCACGTGCGGAGTCACGACGGCAAGCACCTCATCCCAGCGGGATAA
- a CDS encoding GntR family transcriptional regulator — MGTTVEGGRSGPRYVQIADEIVQQIRAGVLKPGDMVPSESELVDRYGVSGGTIRKAMVEVRASGLVETRHGKGSIVKDRPPVRHRSSDRFRRSLRQGGKAAYLAESAQSGATAKVSVLYIGPMEAPADAAQRLGVPAGTQVLARRRLYFRNGTPVETASSYLPWDVVKDIPELFAENPGGGGIYARLEDHGHEFAEFVETLQARPASKAEATELALSPGAPVVHLIREARTTAGLVVEVCDTLMAADQFVFEYRIPAAD; from the coding sequence ATGGGAACCACGGTAGAAGGGGGCAGGTCGGGGCCTCGATACGTGCAGATCGCGGACGAGATCGTGCAGCAGATCCGGGCTGGTGTCCTCAAGCCCGGCGACATGGTGCCAAGTGAATCGGAGCTCGTCGATCGCTACGGCGTGTCCGGCGGCACAATCCGCAAGGCCATGGTCGAGGTGCGAGCGAGCGGACTCGTCGAGACCCGGCACGGCAAAGGCTCGATCGTGAAGGACCGGCCGCCGGTACGGCACCGCTCCTCCGACCGCTTCCGGCGCTCGCTCCGCCAGGGCGGCAAGGCCGCCTACCTCGCCGAGTCCGCGCAGTCCGGAGCCACGGCCAAGGTGAGCGTCCTCTACATCGGCCCCATGGAGGCCCCCGCGGACGCCGCCCAGCGACTGGGCGTCCCCGCCGGCACTCAGGTGCTCGCCCGGCGGCGCCTCTACTTCCGCAACGGCACCCCGGTCGAGACCGCCTCCTCCTACCTCCCGTGGGACGTCGTCAAGGACATCCCCGAGCTGTTCGCCGAGAACCCCGGCGGCGGTGGCATCTACGCCCGACTCGAAGACCACGGGCACGAGTTCGCCGAGTTCGTCGAGACGCTGCAAGCACGGCCGGCCTCTAAGGCGGAAGCCACCGAACTGGCTCTCAGCCCAGGCGCCCCGGTCGTTCACCTGATCCGGGAAGCCCGCACCACGGCCGGGCTCGTCGTCGAGGTCTGCGACACCCTCATGGCCGCTGACCAGTTCGTTTTCGAGTACCGGATCCCAGCAGCCGACTGA